One Sediminibacillus dalangtanensis genomic region harbors:
- a CDS encoding flavin reductase family protein — translation MKIEPSQFAERDMSKLIKGAVVPRPIAWVSTINEEGIPNLAPFSFFTVASMEPITLCFSVGGSGRVKDTLENVRATKAFVVNIVNEQLANQMYETSKAYPPETDEFSQAGLTAVPGERISSPRVAAAPVQMECELDRIIDIGSNSLVLGRLVCYHIQDEVYMETDKVDPEALQVIGRMAGDYTHIDDFFGLPGQEGTSRDSQKTK, via the coding sequence ATGAAAATCGAGCCATCACAATTTGCAGAACGAGACATGAGTAAACTGATCAAGGGCGCGGTAGTTCCGCGTCCGATTGCCTGGGTGTCAACCATCAATGAAGAAGGTATCCCCAATCTGGCACCTTTCAGCTTTTTTACCGTGGCTTCCATGGAGCCAATCACCCTTTGTTTTTCTGTCGGTGGATCAGGAAGAGTAAAGGACACGCTCGAAAATGTCCGGGCTACAAAAGCGTTTGTCGTCAACATTGTCAATGAACAGCTTGCCAATCAAATGTACGAAACAAGCAAAGCTTACCCTCCTGAAACGGACGAATTCTCGCAAGCTGGCCTTACAGCGGTTCCGGGCGAGAGGATAAGCTCTCCGCGGGTAGCGGCTGCTCCTGTCCAAATGGAATGTGAGCTTGACCGTATCATCGATATCGGCAGCAACAGTCTCGTACTCGGCAGACTGGTTTGTTACCATATCCAAGACGAAGTATATATGGAAACAGATAAAGTGGACCCGGAAGCTTTACAGGTAATTGGCCGCATGGCAGGTGATTATACACACATCGATGATTTCTTTGGGCTTCCCGGTCAGGAAGGAACCTCTCGTGATTCACAAAAAACAAAATGA
- a CDS encoding M20 metallopeptidase family protein: MPDYEEKLKERAEAIKQDLIDWRRYLHQFPELSFQEEKTSAFVAARLENLQGIKIQKGIAGHGIVAVLKNGDGPVIALRADMDALPIQESTGLSFASTQDGVMHACGHDAHTAILLGAAELLAEDFQAGSLPCGTIKFLFQPAEEDTDVHGRTGAPYFLEAGVLDDVEAALALHMCPWQQSGDLQVNAGPSMASIDNFELTIKGEGGHAGYPHQTIDPVWSAAHTLQGLYGMISRRVDPLDVAALSVGSINGGAAFNVIPDQVTIKGTVRAYTEKVRRQLIEELEAVAATARLFGGRHQLYIENGEPALCNDGKLVELWKETFRTLFPDQKIYEAPYGMGGEDFSHIARKLPGAMVFLGCGWKDKENFPLHSPHFTLNEEVLPHGVALLTAVTHRLLQRQI; the protein is encoded by the coding sequence TTGCCTGATTATGAGGAGAAACTTAAAGAACGAGCGGAAGCCATAAAGCAGGATCTCATCGACTGGCGCCGTTACCTTCACCAATTTCCTGAACTCAGCTTTCAGGAAGAAAAGACGAGTGCATTTGTGGCTGCTCGTCTGGAAAATCTGCAAGGAATCAAGATTCAAAAGGGAATTGCCGGTCACGGGATTGTAGCTGTATTGAAGAATGGCGACGGTCCGGTCATCGCTTTACGTGCTGACATGGACGCTTTGCCGATTCAGGAATCAACCGGACTTTCCTTCGCTTCGACTCAAGATGGCGTGATGCATGCGTGCGGCCATGACGCCCATACGGCGATCTTGTTGGGCGCTGCCGAACTGCTGGCTGAGGATTTTCAGGCCGGTTCACTGCCATGCGGGACGATAAAATTTTTATTCCAGCCTGCAGAAGAAGATACCGATGTTCATGGCCGGACCGGGGCTCCTTATTTTTTGGAGGCTGGTGTACTGGATGATGTGGAGGCTGCCCTTGCGTTGCATATGTGCCCTTGGCAGCAATCAGGAGACTTGCAGGTGAATGCCGGACCGAGCATGGCCAGTATCGATAACTTTGAACTGACGATAAAAGGAGAAGGCGGCCATGCCGGCTATCCTCACCAGACAATCGATCCGGTATGGAGTGCTGCTCACACTTTGCAAGGGCTTTACGGCATGATCAGCAGAAGGGTAGATCCGCTGGACGTTGCTGCGTTAAGTGTAGGGAGTATCAATGGAGGGGCGGCTTTTAATGTTATTCCCGATCAGGTGACGATCAAAGGGACAGTCAGGGCGTACACAGAGAAGGTAAGACGCCAGCTAATCGAGGAGTTGGAAGCTGTAGCCGCCACTGCACGGCTATTTGGGGGGCGCCATCAGCTCTATATCGAAAATGGAGAACCTGCTTTGTGCAATGATGGGAAGCTGGTGGAATTATGGAAGGAAACTTTTCGAACCCTTTTTCCTGATCAAAAAATTTATGAAGCCCCTTATGGCATGGGAGGGGAAGATTTCAGCCATATTGCGAGAAAGCTGCCTGGTGCAATGGTGTTCTTGGGATGCGGATGGAAGGACAAGGAAAACTTTCCGCTTCACAGTCCCCACTTTACGTTGAATGAAGAGGTGCTGCCGCATGGTGTCGCATTACTCACCGCTGTAACCCACAGGTTGTTACAACGGCAGATATGA
- a CDS encoding threonine/serine exporter family protein has product MDVKSTPPSITSVCLLAGKIMLQSGAETHRVEDTMQRIAASFGKTASQSYVTPTGIIFSIDGTDPTNFMRISERSTDLHKIAVVNSISRQVTNGELSMTEANDQLKQTDLDSYSFSLFFQVIAAALVSGCFAIMFDGSWLDFVPAMVAGAAGYLAMERFHDWVEIRFFAEFLASVIIGLLSLLFIHLQLGAEMDKIIIGAVMPLVPGLLITNAVRDLMAGHLVAGLSKGAEALLTACAIGAGIAVGISFV; this is encoded by the coding sequence ATGGATGTAAAATCAACACCGCCAAGTATTACGAGTGTCTGCCTGCTGGCAGGGAAAATCATGCTGCAGAGCGGGGCAGAAACACACCGCGTCGAGGATACCATGCAACGGATTGCCGCTTCGTTCGGAAAGACTGCTTCTCAAAGCTATGTAACACCGACAGGAATTATTTTTTCCATAGACGGAACGGACCCGACCAATTTCATGCGAATATCCGAACGCTCGACGGACTTGCATAAGATAGCCGTTGTCAACAGTATATCTCGGCAGGTCACAAACGGCGAGCTTTCCATGACCGAAGCCAATGATCAGTTGAAACAAACCGATTTGGACAGTTATAGTTTTTCGCTCTTCTTCCAAGTGATTGCAGCGGCACTGGTAAGCGGCTGCTTTGCGATCATGTTCGATGGCAGTTGGCTTGACTTTGTCCCGGCGATGGTTGCTGGTGCTGCCGGCTATCTGGCAATGGAAAGATTCCACGACTGGGTGGAAATCCGCTTTTTTGCTGAATTTTTGGCATCCGTCATTATTGGTCTGTTGTCCCTTTTGTTTATTCATCTCCAGCTTGGCGCCGAAATGGATAAAATAATCATCGGGGCAGTCATGCCGCTGGTACCGGGTCTATTGATCACCAACGCTGTCCGCGATTTGATGGCGGGGCATCTCGTTGCAGGCTTATCCAAAGGTGCAGAGGCGCTGCTAACAGCCTGTGCTATCGGCGCCGGGATCGCTGTCGGAATTTCATTTGTTTGA
- a CDS encoding threonine/serine exporter family protein, translating into MGEQLVTSFIAAAGFGVLFNAPRNALIQCGLVGMLGWVLYYGLAAEGTDAVPATLAGAFLVGGLSQVCAKFYKTPVIIFNVSGIIPLVPGGLAYDAMRNFVENDYNAAVQLAAKAGLISGAIAIGLVFSEVINQVIKKAGRKRIVK; encoded by the coding sequence ATGGGAGAACAGCTGGTCACCAGCTTTATAGCAGCCGCCGGATTCGGAGTGCTTTTCAATGCACCGCGCAATGCATTGATTCAATGTGGATTGGTCGGGATGCTCGGTTGGGTGCTGTATTATGGATTGGCAGCCGAGGGAACCGATGCAGTACCGGCAACGCTAGCGGGTGCATTTTTAGTCGGTGGTTTAAGCCAAGTATGTGCAAAATTCTATAAAACACCAGTAATCATCTTCAATGTTTCCGGTATCATCCCATTGGTACCAGGCGGACTGGCTTATGACGCCATGCGCAATTTCGTGGAGAATGACTATAACGCTGCGGTCCAGCTGGCTGCAAAAGCGGGATTGATTTCAGGAGCGATTGCCATTGGTCTCGTGTTTTCTGAAGTAATCAACCAGGTGATTAAAAAAGCTGGTCGGAAACGGATCGTAAAGTAG
- a CDS encoding MerR family transcriptional regulator, which translates to MGMTVKQVADLVGISVRTLHHYDEIGLLPPTDISSGGYRIYSDEDLEQLQQILFYKELGFPLKRISEIMNAPSFDRREALELQHSMLLEKRRRLDNMIALVEQTIQSAKGEIKMTNEEKFAGFDFSRNPYEQEARERWGDKAVDESNQKLGTMTNEEQQAMGEEMNNIYRCLAGIRHQDPASEEAQAAIGEWFRLLNKMGSYSPDAFKGLGQMYVDDERFTKNIDQFGSGLATFMRDAMAVFADNRQ; encoded by the coding sequence ATGGGAATGACAGTTAAACAAGTCGCCGATCTAGTCGGAATCAGTGTGCGCACACTCCATCATTATGATGAAATCGGATTGCTGCCTCCAACTGACATATCGTCCGGAGGATACAGAATCTATTCGGACGAGGATTTGGAGCAGCTTCAACAAATTCTCTTTTACAAAGAACTCGGATTTCCATTAAAACGAATCAGTGAAATAATGAATGCACCTTCCTTCGATCGCCGGGAAGCCTTGGAACTGCAGCACAGCATGCTGCTGGAAAAAAGGCGCCGGCTCGATAACATGATTGCATTGGTGGAACAGACGATTCAATCAGCAAAAGGAGAGATCAAAATGACGAATGAAGAAAAGTTTGCCGGGTTTGATTTCAGCCGAAACCCTTATGAGCAAGAAGCACGGGAACGATGGGGAGATAAAGCTGTCGATGAATCGAACCAAAAGCTCGGAACCATGACGAATGAAGAGCAGCAGGCAATGGGGGAAGAAATGAATAATATTTACCGGTGCCTTGCCGGTATACGCCACCAAGATCCTGCATCGGAAGAAGCGCAGGCTGCTATTGGGGAATGGTTCCGTTTGTTGAACAAAATGGGCAGCTATTCGCCAGACGCCTTCAAGGGGCTTGGTCAAATGTATGTCGATGATGAGCGGTTCACGAAAAACATCGACCAATTCGGATCCGGCCTGGCGACTTTCATGCGGGATGCCATGGCAGTGTTTGCCGACAACCGTCAATAA
- a CDS encoding Fur-regulated basic protein FbpA, with protein MAFLREAVDKQKQAVIQQLIVEGVISIDDRDIYQKTISELADEYADVAAVSQITRKASEKNTMRKGVSAHD; from the coding sequence ATGGCTTTTTTGAGAGAAGCGGTCGACAAGCAGAAGCAGGCAGTGATCCAACAGTTGATAGTTGAAGGGGTTATCAGTATCGACGACCGGGATATCTATCAAAAAACAATCAGTGAACTGGCGGATGAGTATGCGGACGTTGCAGCTGTTTCCCAAATAACCCGAAAAGCCTCAGAGAAAAATACTATGCGAAAAGGAGTATCGGCCCATGATTAA
- a CDS encoding MATE family efflux transporter, which yields MRRQQDFTEGNIVKQMLVFSAPIIFTNLLQVSYQFTDSLWVGNLLGGNALGAVAVSSTVIFTILSFIIGINNATLTILSQQKGKDNEEGLKRYLNAFVVVLTAMAIVLGIVGFLFAETILGLLGTPEAMMGEAVTYLRINALGILFLLGYNFIGTVLRAVGDSRTPLRFVMIAVVLNIFLDPLLISGIGLGVDGAAYATILSQGIAFLYGIYYMLKHQLVPFSVPNLPKREEVLLILNLGVPSGLQMSVISAGVAAIMSVVTSHGEAVVAGFSAAQRLDSVIMLPAQALGTAVNSMAGQNIGVRKWDRVSRITKYGLLYNLVIMLLLALLLVLLAEVAIKLFIQEPEPVQFGSHYLRIVAFFYPFLGINFILNGTVRAAGAMYQVLILNIISFWVLRYPLTYVCSQLLGETGIAVGMGISFVISSLFAFLYYRYGKWREKKLFQNKSDSQKGEFE from the coding sequence TTGAGGAGACAACAAGATTTTACGGAAGGGAACATAGTAAAACAGATGCTGGTGTTTTCGGCACCGATTATTTTTACCAATCTGCTGCAGGTTTCGTATCAGTTCACGGACAGCCTGTGGGTGGGAAATCTGCTTGGTGGAAATGCACTCGGGGCGGTAGCTGTTTCCAGTACGGTTATCTTTACTATCTTATCTTTTATTATCGGAATAAATAATGCCACCTTGACGATTCTGTCACAGCAAAAAGGAAAAGACAACGAAGAGGGATTGAAACGTTACCTCAATGCCTTTGTCGTGGTGCTGACTGCCATGGCGATTGTTTTGGGAATTGTCGGGTTCCTTTTCGCCGAAACGATTCTAGGATTGCTCGGAACCCCGGAGGCCATGATGGGAGAAGCAGTCACATACCTGCGGATAAATGCGCTGGGCATCCTTTTCCTATTGGGGTATAACTTCATTGGTACCGTGCTGCGCGCAGTCGGAGACAGTCGGACACCGCTTCGGTTTGTCATGATTGCGGTCGTTCTCAATATCTTTTTGGATCCACTGTTGATCAGCGGGATTGGATTAGGGGTGGACGGAGCCGCCTATGCAACCATTCTTTCACAAGGCATCGCTTTTTTATATGGCATTTATTATATGCTGAAGCATCAACTCGTGCCATTCTCTGTCCCCAATCTGCCAAAACGGGAAGAGGTACTGTTGATTTTGAACCTCGGTGTTCCATCCGGCTTGCAGATGTCGGTGATTTCTGCCGGAGTGGCGGCAATCATGAGTGTGGTGACGTCTCATGGAGAAGCAGTAGTCGCGGGTTTCAGTGCCGCACAGCGGCTGGACAGCGTGATCATGCTTCCTGCCCAGGCATTGGGAACGGCAGTCAACAGCATGGCCGGACAAAACATTGGTGTACGCAAATGGGACCGGGTTAGCAGAATTACAAAATACGGCCTGTTGTATAACCTGGTGATCATGCTTCTATTGGCTCTGTTGCTGGTGCTTTTGGCCGAAGTTGCGATCAAATTATTTATTCAGGAGCCAGAACCAGTCCAGTTTGGCAGTCATTATTTGCGCATTGTCGCCTTCTTTTACCCATTTTTAGGCATCAATTTTATCTTGAATGGAACGGTACGTGCGGCAGGGGCAATGTATCAGGTGCTTATCCTGAATATTATCTCTTTTTGGGTTTTGCGTTACCCGCTGACTTACGTATGCTCGCAACTGCTGGGGGAAACCGGAATCGCCGTCGGAATGGGTATCAGCTTTGTTATTAGCAGCTTATTTGCTTTCCTTTATTACCGCTATGGAAAATGGCGAGAGAAAAAACTGTTCCAGAATAAGTCAGACAGTCAAAAGGGGGAATTCGAATGA